In Malus sylvestris chromosome 16, drMalSylv7.2, whole genome shotgun sequence, the following are encoded in one genomic region:
- the LOC126606274 gene encoding eukaryotic initiation factor 4A-3 isoform X1: MTEASARRGGGMGDEKLEFVTSDGIEPIMTFDQMGLRDDLLRGVYNYGFEKPSAIQQRAVRPIIEGRDVIAQAQSGTGKTSMIALTVCQLVDTSSREVQALILSPTRELAAQTEKVILAIGNFINIQAHSCIGGKSVGEDIRKLEYGVHVVSGTPGRVCDMIKRRTLRTRAIKLLVLDESDEMLSRGFKDQIYDVYRYLPPELQVCLISATLPHEILEMTNKFMTEPVRILVKRDELTLEGIKQFFVAVEREEWKFDTLCDLYDTLTITQAVIFCNTKRKVDWLTEKMRSNNFTVSAMHGDMPQKERDAIMAEFRGGNTRVLITTDVWARGLDVQQVSLVINYDLPNNRELYIHRIGRSGRFGRKGVAINFVKSDDIKILRDIEQYYSTQIDEMPMNVADLI; encoded by the exons ATGACAGAGGCATCGGCAAGACGCGGCGGAGGAATGGGTGACGAGAAGCTGGAGTTCGTAACTTCCGACGGGATTGAGCCCATCATGACCTTCGATCAGATGGGTTTAAGGGACGATCTCCTCCGAGGCGTCTACAACTACGGCTTTGAGAAGCCCTCCGCCATCCAGCAACGAGCCGTCAGGCCCATCATTGAGGGCCGCGACGTCATCGCCCAGGCCCAGTCCGGTACCGGCAAGACCTCCATGATTGCCCTCACCGTCTGCCAGCTCGTCGACACCTCCTCCCGGGA GGTTCAGGCTTTGATATTGTCTCCGACGAGGGAATTGGCGGCGCAGACGGAGAAGGTGATATTAGCAATTGGGAATTTCATAAATATACAAGCTCATTCTTGCATTGGAGGCAAAAGCGTGGGTGAGGATATCCGAAAGCTCGAGTATGGCGTTCATGTGGTATCTGGAACTCCTGGCAGAGTCTGTGATATGATCAAAAGAAGAACACTCCGAACTCGAGCCATCAAATTATTAGTTCTT GATGAATCTGATGAAATGTTGAGCAGAGGATTCAAGGATCAGATTTATGATGTCTACAGATATCTTCCTCCTGAGCTCCag GTTTGCTTGATTTCTGCTACACTTCCTCATGAAATTTTGGAGATGACCAACAAGTTTATGACTGAACCTGTAAGGATCCTTGTTAAACGTGATGAGTTGACGTTGGAG GGAATCAAGCAATTTTTCGTGGCTGTCGAAAGAGAGGAATGGAAGTTTGATACTCTTTGTGATCTCTATGATACCCTTACGATTACACAAGCTGTTATTTTCTGCAACACCAAGCGAAAG GTGGACTGGCTCACTGAAAAGATGAGGAGTAATAACTTTACTGTCTCTGCAATGCATGGAGATATGCCTCAGAAGGAAAGAGATGCTATTATGGCTGAGTTTCGTGGTGGTAATACTCGCGTCCTGATCACAACCGATGTTTGGGCCCGGGGCCTTGACGTTCAGCAG GTTTCTTTGGTTATCAATTATGATCTCCCAAACAATCGAGAGCTATACATTCATCGAATTGGTCGTTCTGGACGTTTTGGGCGCAAG GGTGTGGcaataaactttgtgaaaaGTGATGATATTAAGATTCTAAGAGACATTGAGCAGTATTACAGTACGCAGATCGACGAAATGCCGATGAATGTTGCGGATTTGATATGA